The nucleotide window CAGGTCCAGGGCGCTCTGCACTGTCCACCGACCGGTGCCCTTCTGCTCGGCCCGGTCCTGCACGACGTCCACGAAGGACCGGCCGGTCGCCGCGTCGGTGTGCGCGAGCACGTCGGCGGTGATCTCGATGAGGAACGACTCCAGCTCGCCGTTGTTCCACTCGCGGAAGATCTCCGCGATCTCGGCCGGCGTCGCGTCCAGGCCGGCCCGGAGCAGGTCGTACGCCTCGGCGATGAGCTGCATGTCGGCGTACTCGATGCCGTTGTGCACCATCTTGACGAAGTGCCCGGCGCCGTCCGGCCCGACGTGCATGCAGCACGGCACGCCGTCCACCTGGGCGGCGATCTTCTCGAACATCGGCCCGAGCTTCGCGTACGACTCGGCGGAGCCGCCCGGCATGATGCTCGGCCCACGCAGCGCGCCCTCCTCGCCGCCGGAGACGCCGGTGCCGCTGAAGTGCAGCCCCTGTGCCCGCAGCGCCTCCTCGCGGCGGCGGGTGTCGGCGAAGTGGGCGTTACCACAGTCGACGATGATGTCGCCCTCGTCGAGCAGCGGCACCAACTCGTCGATCACCGCGTCGGTGGGCGCGCCGGCCTTCACCATCACGATGACCGCGCGGGGTCGTTCCAGTGACGCCACGAAATCGGCCATCGTCTCGCCCGGCACGAACGTGCCCTCGTCGCCGTGCTCGGCGACCAGGCTGCGGGTGCGCTCCGGCGAGCGGTTGTGCACTGCCACCGTGAAGCCGTTGCGGGCCAGGTTGCGGGCCACATTTCGACCCATCACCGCCAGCCCGGTCACACCGATTTGTGCCCTCGCCTGATCAGCCATTCGTGCCGCCACCTC belongs to Micromonospora ureilytica and includes:
- the gndA gene encoding NADP-dependent phosphogluconate dehydrogenase, producing MADQARAQIGVTGLAVMGRNVARNLARNGFTVAVHNRSPERTRSLVAEHGDEGTFVPGETMADFVASLERPRAVIVMVKAGAPTDAVIDELVPLLDEGDIIVDCGNAHFADTRRREEALRAQGLHFSGTGVSGGEEGALRGPSIMPGGSAESYAKLGPMFEKIAAQVDGVPCCMHVGPDGAGHFVKMVHNGIEYADMQLIAEAYDLLRAGLDATPAEIAEIFREWNNGELESFLIEITADVLAHTDAATGRSFVDVVQDRAEQKGTGRWTVQSALDLGIPITGIAEATFARSLSGHVDQREAARRAFPDAGEKWQVTDRETFVEDVRRALLASKIVAYAQGFDHIRAGSQEYNWDIDLGGTATIWRGGCIIRARFLNRIREAYDEQPDLPTLLVAPYFAEAVSAGVPSWRRVVADATRAGVPTPAFSSSLAYFDALRAERLPAALIQGLRDNFGAHTYQRVDREGSFHTTWAADRTESPA